A single region of the Drosophila takahashii strain IR98-3 E-12201 chromosome 2R, DtakHiC1v2, whole genome shotgun sequence genome encodes:
- the LOC108064692 gene encoding antigen 5 like allergen Cul n 1 has translation MESGRNLTIGCLMLIILGAAISQPLSWCDPELCPDNTAHIACNNNGEFHETCSPDATMVDLKPYRNLIVEEHNKRRNFIASGSLPGYYPATRMATMVWDDELEYLATLNLKTCYLEHDDCHNSYRFRNLGQNLCGVDRRRNWPLNVTNLVEQSMGLWFGEHKLIDSSYITDFKLTRNLEKYGHFVETVLDRNTHVGCAMMRFTNPQYPFLYIYNTACNYASVYAIGVPVYNAGEPASECRSGSNPKYPALCSIKEEYNPNHNLY, from the exons ATGGAGTCTGGAAGAAATCTAACGATCGGTTGTCTGATGCTGATCATCCTGGGAGCGGCGATCTCCCAACCTCTGTCCTGGTGCGATCCGGAATTGTGTCCGGATAACACGGCGCACATTGCTTGTAACAATAATGGG GAGTTCCATGAGACCTGCTCGCCGGATGCCACGATGGTGGACCTGAAACCCTATCGCAATTTGATCGTGGAGGAGCACAACAAGCGGAGGAACTTTATTGCCTCGGGATCCCTTCCCGGATATTATCCAGCCACTCGCATGGCCACCATGGTGTGGGACGATGAGCTGGAGTACCTGGCCACGCTGAACCTGAAGACCTGCTACCTGGAGCACGACGACTGTCACAATAGCTACAGGTTCCGGAATCTGGGTCAGAATCTCTGCGGGGTCGATCGCCGGCGCAACTGGCCATTGAACGTGACCAATCTGGTGGAGCAGTCGATGGGTTTGTGGTTCGGGGAACACAAGCTGATCGACAGCAGTTACATCACCGACTTCAAGCTCACCAGGAATCT CGAAAAGTATGGACACTTTGTGGAAACCGTTCTGGACCGGAACACCCATGTGGGCTGCGCCATGATGCGCTTCACCAATCCCCAGTACCCCTTCCTCTACATCTACAATACCGCCTGCAACTACGCCAGTGTCTATGCCATTGGAGTTCCGGTCTACAATGCCGGAGAGCCCGCCTCCGAGTGCCGATCGGGCAGCAATCCGAAGTACCCCGCCCTCTGCTCCATCAAGGAGGAGTACAATCCCAACCACAACTTGTACTAG
- the LOC108064708 gene encoding antigen 5 like allergen Cul n 1 encodes MSALIGGAACLAIFQLMMQLVLAKEYGWCDPTLCPDGVKHIACRTTGQFHRRCQPDAVQVDINRHKGDFLHAHNKRRNFLALGRVPGYYPAARMATMVWDDELQYLSMLNSRTCKLDHDDCHNTYRYANSGQNLCAVWRPRDPYVNVTSLVEECLGLWFNEYDLIDSSFIDSFKVTSRFEDYGHFAEMNVDKNFAIGCSIMRFTRPDYPSVYIYNFICNYASLYALGAPVYETGHAASRCTTGKSHFYPGLCSTREVYDPNW; translated from the exons ATGTCGGCACTGATCGGTGGAGCTGCCTGCCTGGCCATCTTCCAGCTGATGATGCAGTTGGTCCTGGCGAAGGAGTACGGCTGGTGTGATCCCACTCTGTGTCCGGATGGAGTCAAACACATTGCCTGCCGAACCACAGGC CAATTTCACCGACGTTGTCAGCCAGATGCAGTCCAAGTGGACATAAATCGACACAAGGGAGACTTCCTGCATGCCCACAACAAAAGGAGAAACTTCCTGGCCTTGGGAAGAGTGCCAGGATATTATCCGGCCGCACGAATGGCCACTATG GTGTGGGACGATGAGCTGCAGTACCTGTCTATGCTAAATTCCCGAACCTGCAAACTGGACCACGATGATTGCCACAACACCTACCGATATGCCAACTCCGGACAGAACCTGTGTGCCGTGTGGCGTCCCAGGGATCCTTATGTGAACGTTACCAGTCTGGTGGAGGAGTGCCTGGGTCTCTGGTTCAATGAATACGATCTAATAGACAGCAGTTTTATCGACTCCTTCAAAGTCACCTCCCGATT TGAGGACTACGGCCACTTTGCCGAGATGAATGTGGACAAGAACTTCGCGATAGGCTGCTCCATCATGCGATTCACACGGCCCGACTATCCGTCCGTGTATATCTACAACTTCATCTGCAACTATGCTTCACTGTACGCCCTGGGAGCTCCTGTTTATGAGACAGGACATGCGGCATCTCGCTGCACCACGGGCAAGAGCCACTTCTATCCGGGATTGTGCTCCACCCGCGAGGTGTACGATCCCAATTGGTAA